ACGTTGTCATgtgattttgtattttgtaagcCTCTGTTATGCTCTCACTTCCTAGTATGCTGATAAATAGGTTATCGCAACCATTTCAGTCTTTGATCTTTTTGCACTTTTAAAGagcattttcatcttttttttttatatcttacaTGTATCAAGAGTTTTTAATCTCAGTGGATTAGCTCATTAGAGATTTGGATGTATTTGTCacatagtttgtttttgttattgatgttttttttgtacATCATCTAAAAGGACATGTTTAATGTTATGATTAATTAGCTTGATCGCTGCTATTATTTTTGGAGCCTGAAGTGACTGCTGGATGGGAAGGTGTTGATTTCTCTCATTAGGGGTTGTTCGTTAGCCAGAGTTTGTAAAGCGTTATGTTCTGACTTTATTAAGgttttctgaatttcaaatgaAAGCTAAGTCTTAAGAGTTTCtgtttaaacattttgttaatatttttttcattttctttcccaGATACCAGGAATGTTGTTTCTCGATACTCCCTGCCGGGAAGATAAACATTTCCTGTGTGTAACGCGTTTAGGGAAAGTCACTTATTGTAAATGTTAGCAGACAGTTGCTGGAGTTACACAGGAGAAACACaatttacactactgtttaaaagctcggggtcagaaagatttttttttatgacttaaatattttgtttagctgaaaataataattttgcttgagcatcaaatcagcatatgagaatgtGAATGCAACTTTGATGTCACAGAGAtagagatttctttcaaactcataacaaaaatcttaccaaccccaaacttttgaatggtagtgtatgtgaaTGTTACTCTGCATTTAAGTATTAAGCTGAAAACTTCACAGTAAGAATGGGGTCATTATTTAAGCTTGGGCTTAACCTTAAATGCCATCAGTTTCAGCATGACTAGTTCGGTCTGTTGTAACCAgtggaaaatacaaaaaaagtgtcaGCAACACTCATCAAATCTGATGCATGATTTTTAAATGTGTCGCTGCACAGAGCGACAAAGTGTATCACTGTGGTAAAAATAGAGCAAAATTTCACTTAACCACTTTATGTTAAGacgtttatttgaaacattactggcatcatatatatttttaatttaatcaagGCTTTGTAGACTGATGATTGAGGTCATCTTCAATTTCATGTGTGAGGATCTAGCTTTATTTACACAAGACATTGTTTAGTGTACAGTCATGACTATAGTAGCTTCATTAGCAAGAGCTTCTCATTTCACCTTTTCTGCTCAATAATTCAACTTCTTTGGTTCTTGTAAATAATTGATGTGGCTTAATTTGTTGCTGACAAATCCTATGGCCAATTAAATAAATCTTTGAATAGGTCCATTGTTCTTACAAATGGTTTGGTCTTACCTTTTCTGTCTTTATCTGAAACACACATCGACCATAATGCAACCCATCTGACAGATCAGTGAGtcaatctgtgaaaatgtgtgcAAGTTACAGAATGAGTCAGTTTTTTTGTAGTACTTCCTTGTATTTGCAAGGACTTCTGCCAATGATGTGGCCCCTTGTATGGCACATCATTTCAACAAAAAGGGCGTTTTTCAAATAGTTTGGGGCTTATGTAGTCATTTTGTTCTGTTGGGACTTTGTTTTAACTCTGGTGTCACTGCATTCTGAAGCCCCACCTCTCCTCTGTTTAACCCAAAGGGCACTGCACTCACAATCTCATTGGGTGTGTTCTCACACCATTCTTAGCGCCTAGCTTTTGTGACACATTGAGACTCGAGTAGACTAGACAATGCACATTCCTTCAGATTAAGTACTTGTGAACGACATCTTTTTTTGTCCTTTGTGCAGCTGCAGTCTTCTGAATTAtttttgcacaaaatgtatttttcattgtctAAAACTGTAGTTTGTCGCTTGAGTTACAGTTTAGGTATTTGAGTGTAACTCAGTCGACAGGGACCAGGATCTCCAGTgtttctctctccctgtgtctctgaTTAATTCAGTGGGCAGGTGTCTCCTCTTACAGGTTTGTCAGGTTTCTGGTTACCTCCTGTACTCTTCTTTCCACCGATGGCATCTTGCATTCACCTCATCACTGCTGGGCATTTTGTTTCTCTGACTGTCCTCCCTCCTCTTTTCTCTTCACATGGTGAATCAGCCTTGACCTACACTTGTTTCCCCAGAGTCAGATGTGGTTGAACCATAACAAGCATTCAAAGCACATTGAACCCTTAATCAGTTCCTGTGTAAATGATTGTGGATTAAtggatttcaaatgaatgctatgCATTTATTTAGCAGATACCTGAATTTGCAGTCTACTTCAGAGTGATTTGGGGTTAAGTGCTTTGACTTGAAGGATCACCTCTGGCAGGGTTTAACCTTTTGTTTTTTCAGTCTTCTTCACACTGATCACTGCTATTATGTGTTCTTCAGGCAGTCAAAATATTGTTTGCCAGTAGTAATGAAGTTGctgttgattttgttgttttggtcAGTAAAGATTTTGTCAATTTCAATTGGACAGTGACTTGAGTCTGCTCTATAGACTTACTTTATGTAGCTAGTTGTCTGTTGTGTCTTCAATTTGCAATTTGTCTTCCAATAAGATTTTAAACTCTTATTGGTCTACCGACATTTAGGACATCTGCTTGTTACATTCAAACGCAcattaaatcttttgtaaaagtTGATCCGCCAGCTAATTTCTCTACAGCAGTGATGCTACAGGGCTACCGCAAAAACAGAAGTTCAAAGACAAAAATCTAAAGACTGCTGCGCACTTGTTTCTCTGGCGCATAAGATCTAATTCCATCTACCTTCTCTGTTCCTCTCTGCAGATCCGCCACCATGGGGAATATGTTTGCAGGCCTCTTTAAGAATCTCTTTGGGAAGAAAGAGATGAGAATTCTGATGGTGGGCTTGGATGCCGCTGGAAAGACCACCATCCTGTACAAACTAAAACTGGGAGAAATAGTCACCACCATCCCCACTATCGGTCTGTGATTCTTGCAATTTTACCATGCTTTCTTTCTCAGATTTCCGTATTTCAGACTAATAAAATTGTTTTGCAACATGCATTAGTATTCATCACATGAGTGCtgcggttttattttttttctcagtgtgctTGGCTCTGGAAATGTTTTCTTCTCCATGGGCATTAAATAGTTAAAAGGCATGCATAAATTCAACCAGCTCATTACATAGGCCTACtttaatttgaagaaaaaaaagtttcctgtatatttaccttttatttgacttttatccATTGTCCCTCCCCTGTCTTATTCCATCTCTTTGTGTCCTATCTTATCCCATCTCTTTCtctgctgtctgtgtgtgtatgtggttaaATTCTTTGCCCTGGGGCTGTAGTGTTATTAGAGCGGGGCCCCAGCATGAGACACAAGAAGTCCATGCCGTTTCACCCTCATTCCATTTGTACCTCTTTTTTTTTGAGCCAGTGTTTAACTTGTCCCCTTTTCTCTTTGCAGGTTTTAATGTTGAGACGGTAGAGTATAAGAACATCAGCTTCACTGTGTGGGATGTGGGCGGTCAGGATAAGATCCGGCCGCTTTGGAGGCACTATTTCCAGAACACACAAGGTGAGTGTCCACAGATACACACAGAACCAGGTATTGTGCAACTCTTGGGTGCATACTTAAGTCTGTCACTGTTATTTCCACAGGCCTGATTTTTGTTGTGGACAGTAATGATAGGGAGCGAGTGAATGAGGCGAGGGAGGAGTTGACGAGGATGCTGGCAGAGGACGAATTGCGAGATGCCGTGCTGCTCGTCTTTGCCAACAAACAggtaaaagagagaaaaactaaATTCTTTATCAGCATCAGCAGTCCAAGTATTAATTTGgttctttttctgaaatgcaatagttctttaaataaatgcgtttcttttgaactttttatttagtttgaaaaaaatatattaagcagtggtttttttttttggtgcttaGTTTTTTGATCCCCAATTCAGCATATACTTCAGATTTGCTGCAAAACATCTATCTTTTGTCACCGAAGGAATAAATTGcatagtaaaatagaaaacattttttaaaacgtAATGAAATGTAAGCataagggaatttttttttttcgacacCAAAATTTTGATGTAAAAAATTCCCTCTGTAAGTTTTGTAGATTAAATGCACCAAGCACTGGTGGATTACTTTTCATCTCTAGACTGATTCAGACCACTAACTCATATTTTTTAACTACTGCACTGGCCGTGTTTTTGGTTATGTTgttgattaattaaaatgaactgttcgTTTCAACTGAAGTTAGTTCAGCAGAACACAATGACATCGGCAGGACAGGCAGCACATTTTCACacaaccagtaaaaaaaaaacttgcatagCCAAAAAGATCTTGGGATTTTATGAATCAGTGTTTCAGagcaattaaaaattatttttttaaaggctcAGTATTTGACTGCATTGCTTTTTCCATCTGTTGCGCAACAGGACCTGCCCAATGCGATGAACGCAGCTGAGATCACAGATAAGCTGGGCCTTCATTCCCTGCGTCATCGTAACTGGTACATCCAGGCCACCTGTGCCACCAGTGGGGATGGCCTGTACGAAGGGCTCGACTGGCTCTCTAACCAGCTCAAAAACGCTAAATGATCCATTCCACCCTCTCCTCTTCTGtcagcgctgtgtgtgtgtgtgaatgtgtttgaaGGGTGACAGCACTGGT
The nucleotide sequence above comes from Carassius gibelio isolate Cgi1373 ecotype wild population from Czech Republic chromosome B3, carGib1.2-hapl.c, whole genome shotgun sequence. Encoded proteins:
- the arf2a gene encoding ADP-ribosylation factor 2a — its product is MGNMFAGLFKNLFGKKEMRILMVGLDAAGKTTILYKLKLGEIVTTIPTIGFNVETVEYKNISFTVWDVGGQDKIRPLWRHYFQNTQGLIFVVDSNDRERVNEAREELTRMLAEDELRDAVLLVFANKQDLPNAMNAAEITDKLGLHSLRHRNWYIQATCATSGDGLYEGLDWLSNQLKNAK